Below is a window of Rhodamnia argentea isolate NSW1041297 chromosome 11, ASM2092103v1, whole genome shotgun sequence DNA.
aagagagagagagagagaccaatgAAAATGGAGCCCTCAATAATTGGAACATTAATATGTCACAGCGCCGTCGCCAAAATATACTCACAACCAGTATAGGGATCACGAAATGATGAATCAAGATTGAAGTCGCTCTGCCCAGAATTTGCAAGTATGAACTCCACTATCTGCTGGCGATAGGAAAGAGGAAGGTTCTCCTTGAGGAGCCACTTATCGGCAGTGTCGTATGGATTATCTGGAAAAATCTCACATTCTAGAAATTACACATTTCTAAAGAAATGCATCAATCAACAATATATTACAAAGACTACCAAAAATTAATGGAAGAGATCTGCATAGGGATATGTTTTTCTAGATTAATCTTAAAAAAGCAAGACGTTCCATTGGAAAGGTGCCAACGCGGTAGCATCCCAAAAAATGTCACCACTTGCCCTGCTGAATTCATGACTGAGGTGTTACAGTTATCAGAATTGATTAACGAAGACAGTTGTCTATCCCTTCCTATAACGCTGCTCTCAATGTTCTTTCTGGCTGAGTAGCAGTGTACCATAAAGACATGAAAGAGCAGACATTATGGAGTTTCTTTAAGTAAGATTATTTTAGATACTATAAATTAACACCAAAACAGCATATGATAACAATTGATCGCAAGGGCAATATAAccatcaaataatcattttttcattaagcTTCACTCTTCAAGGCCAAAATGAGGATCTCCGCATAACCGACTATTAGGAAAGGATCAATTTCCTAAAGCTGAAAGTTATCTCTACCTTTAATTATCATCAGCTCTTCAgctttgaggttttttttttcaaaaatgttatACATCTTCATTTCCCACATCTTATAAGAAAACGAAAAAGTTATTTTCAGTAATTCATGGTACTTCCATATCTTCCACCCTAATTTTGGTCGGAGGTTCTTATAGtgcatttttttcccctcaaaaatcagtttttttggcatttacaattgaaatattgtaaagaaaagaaactctCCCTGACTTCCCAGATATCAATTACATGATTCtgcattttcagaaaatagaaacGGCAACCACAAGCATTTTCCTAGTAGGTTTGATTTAACTTGATAACATAAAACTGGagaattttctcaaacaaaatCACCCGTCCTTGGTCAAAGCTAGATTTGCAATGAAGAAATCATAGAGATGGGGATACCTGATCGGTTGTAGGGCAACTTCCGTATGGGCTCACCATCTCCAATATCAACATCAAATACTGCACAATCAAATGCTTTGATTTTACTCAATATACACACATAACACCAAAGCACTCATCTAGAATATGAGGAGAAGCATCATACCGTAATCATATTGAACGCCATCTAAAACTGGGTGCTTCATGCTATCTTCTGGTCCATCAACTACTTCACCAATCTATACAAGTAATCGAAGGAAATATttaactcaaaataaaaataaaaaaaaagcaaaaggattGACGAATATTAAAAAAACCTGGTTGCATAAAGGACATGCACAGATATCTTATCTTGTTAAAATAAagagtcacaaaaaaaagtggaaaaaaatcTCCAATGCACGTGGAAGAAGAAAGATCAATTTAACTAAAACATCTAATAAGTGCAAAGTACACAAGTATTGTCAATAGAGACACTGCAACTCTTCTGCATACATGCCGCATTTTCTATAAGATATAGCTAAAAAATTTTATAGTTACTTGCATGCTTGAACTGGGATAAAAGAAGCGAGCTATCAGAAGGCAACCTGTCTGAGCAGATGTTGCTTGGCCTTTCTTCCTCAAAATCACATAGCTAATTAAACTCCACGAATTTATTGCCcataagaaagaaaagggaaagggaacTATCTCTAAGAACAAGAATTTTAAAGTTAACAGCATAATGCTCACTCATTGAGAACATTTCCTTTTGAACATCTGTCTAAAGAGGAcataatttttgttcatttccAAGAACCTTGCACCCAATGATAAATTAGTCATTGCCAATATATGTCTAATGCCTTAACACTCAGACATATATAACTCCAACCAGTTATTCAAAtgtaacttgtaaatttaaGGCGTGTCTggattaactttttttttttgctaatctaCATCTTACGATGCAtgcactttaatttttttacccgAAACAAATGAACTTTCGCAATATATAAAGTGTTCACACATAGATTCGCAACTAACTATTCagcaacatttaaaaaaatgtggatGACATTGTAAATTTTGGTGGgaaagcaccaaaaaaaaaaatctcgttaTTTTGAGAAGCATAATCAAGGAGGCCCTTAGTTGCCAGCACAGTTAGTTGGCCACAAGTAATGCAAATTCTGCAGTAGTCAAAGCACACACACTTAACAAGTCACTTGACAAAATGTTTCTGCAACTACGATGATCTAATGCTGCACCAGGAAGATTAAGTGTGCTGCAGTGCTAGATTAAAAATCTATCATATGTAGAAGCagttacaaaaataataataataatttgaaaaataccTTATCCCATTTTAGTTCAGATGAAATCCATGCATATGCCACCCCATTGTCTCCTTCTCTGATTACTTTTGTCTGTCCATCAGTAGTTCCTGTACACAATATAAATGAagcatttaaaataattaacaacACTTGCAGCTTGATATTGGAATCCGCATTTGATAGCTCAACAATTACTTAGGTTGCATTTGATAGCTCGTATACAAAACCAAATAAGACAGGATTAGATAGGATGACAAAGCTCCAGTATTTTCCTAGAATCGGATGTTGATTCAGTAAATTCAGGATATATGGATATCTCCATGTAAAGTGATTGGCAAAGCTAGAACAGGACCAGATAAAAATTTCAAGCAGTTAAGAAATTAAAGACCCCTAGATTTACTGACCGGACACCAATGTGGTAGTTTCCTGAGACCACCACGACTTAGGCCACTAAACATATTTGTAACTCATTGAAATCGAATATGCAATTACAGTTACAGTCAAAGCAAGGATCCCCTTAGGAAGATCAATCCACCTTAACGACTCATTCCTAAAGATTTGTGTTTTGAAATGGATGCATTTTAACTAAATAGTTATGACTTCAATCAAGTTATTAACTTCTCTTTTCTTAAACTAAATAGCTGTGACTTCAAAGCAGTTTATTAACTATTTCTCTACTTAATTaaggaataaataaaagaaagtgtTTCGACCGAACAAAACTGGCTTAGCTTGATGACCATATTAAGTGAACATATTCAACAGAAATTtccagaaaaaagagaagataaatAACTGAAGGGTCATACTGGAATTAGAGATCTAAAATCCTACCTGGCACTTGTAAAGCCTCTAACCCAGGCAACTCTTCCAATTTCAGTCCTCCGACCCTTTTCCTGAAACAGacaaagtagagagagaaacgcAAAAATAAGCGCCGACATACATTAAATTCTAAAGTGTCTTAACCTGCGCTTTAGAAAAGTAAGATGGATCACTACCCTAACCCTTCAGCTGAAAAAGTTCACTACCTAACCAAAAGAAATGATTCACCATAACCTCTCTTGAGGAGCAACATGATCAGATATTCTGCTATACAGATCTCTGGTAAATGAATGTTGTGGTCATAACAAGAAATGGATGACAAATGAAACACTGTCAAATTACTGAAAATTAAAAACCTTGCAATCATTCAGTCTGCAAATAATGAGTACCAGCCAAAAGTTTAATATCATCTTATCTATACAGCttagaaagaggaagagaaaaagctCCCCAAAGTCCAGAATTCAGAGAAAAAAGtggaagaggaaagagaaagaacagTCGCATACTCAAAGCCAGTAATCATCCTCTTAATCATCACTTCATGATGCATATATCACCTTTAAGGAACTGGTATACATCAGATATTGGCATCTAATTAATTATAATACCTGCTTCTCTTGTAAGAAGATAGTCCTGAATCAAATAACTCGAGCTCAGCTGAGTCAGCCATCCTATCTTGTTGATTTGTCCATATACGTATGGCCCCATCGGAACATGCTGTCACAATTTCTCCATCTTCCAAAAATTTGGCGTCCCATACACAACCGGGATGCTCGATGCTCTGAACACAAACTCCATCTGAAAGATCAAAAGCTCCCAAAATCCATAAGATAATAAATTAAATTCTGATGCAAGGAAAAAGACTTCCAATTTCTATTAATCATCATCTTTCAATTCGCCTCGTTGATTACTTTCTATAATTGCTATAGTTAGGCACATTTGAACAGGTCCTATATATGTCAGAAAGGTGGAGACAAAATAAGCGGCTGACTGCATTGAGAGAGCATCCGCATTAAATCCAATAAGGAATTATTGCATTTGAAGAAATGCTTAAGGTGTTTTACAAGGGaagtcattttcattttaaagcAACCTATAAAAAGTTGGAGCCACAGTCAAAAACAGCTGCGCCCTATTACACTCCGGACGCCATGTTCAACGAAGCAATGTGCAACATAGTTGACACCAAACAGAAGCTTCCCACCACAATAGACAAGAACACTTCCAGCCAGAAGCATAAAGGATCCAAGCCATAACGCATGAGAAGCTCTGTAACTCTACTGTAACATAATTATTCTAACAAAACCATGAGAACCAGCGAGAAACAGCtggatttaaaaaataaaaaaaaaataaaaagagaataaGTGATTGGTTAAACACTTATTGCAACCCTGGCAGGAAGTCAACAAAAGCAACTACCTTTCCATATTTTGGCAAAACCATCTTCACTGCCACTCACTATAAGGCCTGAAGCATGTGAATCAACAGAATAGACTATAGAAGTATGATCAACCATCTCCATTAGACATTCACCACTGACTGCCCATAATCTGATAGACCTGTTGTCAGGGGACGAAAAACTATTCACCAACAGCAAGCGGCAAATTATAGAACTCCATAAACATAATTAGGCCAAATAGAATGAGAAAATTATACGAAAAAGTAAATGTAATAAGCTTAGCAGTATGCATACTTATATGCTATATTCAAAGATATGACAAGCCAAATACAGGCTCCCTTTTAGCCCAGGATCACAAGCTCAGACCTGCTCCGCCAGGCTGTGCCTATGAATGATAAGATAACTTCTTAATGGCAAACATTGGACAAGGCATCACCACAATGCTTAAGCATTTCACTTAGTTTTCTCTTGGTATGTAAGTTTCCAAGCCCATGCAAGATTGGTCAGACCAGCCACAAAGAGTTGGAACATACATCTTGAAGCAGGTAATATTAATATGAGCAGATCTGGACAAACTTCATTTGTTTGCAGCAGTTTTCCTCAAAGGTAAGTGCAAGTTGTTTCTACTCTCAACTAACCTTCCTGTCAGCCCGTATGGAATTCTTGAAATCCTCATTTGAGTTAAGAAGGCATGTAAGGACTAAAGCATTATTTgacttgaaaatttgaaaaatgacttttttctgttgtttgatTAAATACTACAGAAACTTCAAAACTTGCAAAGAAGCAAGAGCATAAACTAACTACTTTCATGGACTTTAGACATAGTGAACACTAACAAATGAATCTTtctactttaccaaaaaaaaaaaaaaacaaatgaatcttTCTATACCATAAACTTAATTCAGTGAAtcaccaaggaaaaaaaatgaacctaCCCATCATGTGATGCAGATAGAATGCCCAGATCAGGCATCACTGCCAAGCCTCGAACGGTATCTGCACCATCCTCCAGTGAATAAGTACATGGAACAAAACAACAACCATCAACCTAGTTCATTTCTGTCAAAAAGCAGAATGCACGAggggggaaaaacaaaagatcatGTAGAAGGAACTTCTATCATTTCAAACAAAAGCAACATCGTTACAGTACCAGCAGAGGCCCAAAATGTTCAGcttcaaaaaattgaataatagcTTATACAAATTCACAAGGACTCCATGAAATTCAGGCTTCATAAACACAATAGAGAACCAATAGTTTCCAGTCattaaagagaggaaaaaagaactgCTTCAGTTTTTAAACAGTTAAGATGATAAGTAACAACATAAGAGGGGGTTTCTCTCAAACAGCTTATTATCAATTCAACAGCTACATAGCAGATTTTGGAGCATAATAAATTACTAAACTGCTATTGACTATTTCACATAGTACATCAGCTAGCTCTAgcagtttttctttattttttgttaaattagtaAGTTGAAGCAGATAGAAACAGAACGAAAGAGAAAGGTTAACCTGTATGCCCAACAAAAGTCTGAGTGCATGTCTTTCCTCTCCAGAGTTTTAAGGTTTTGTCGCTCGAACCTggataaagaagagaaacagCTTATCGATAGGATTCTTCTTGATCTACTAAGAATTTCAATACATCTATAGATGAGGCTGGCGGCAGACTGCAGTTAATTAGGAGTAAAAAGAATCCACCATGTCTTGTGGAAAGAAAAGTATTGAGGACGTGAGTCTAGGACCACAGATCACAGAATCATTTGTAAACAAAATCGTAACAGACCAAGAAGCACCTAAATCAAAGGAAACTTAAAATTTAAATGGAATAATGTAAAACAACAAGACCTCCTTGAACTTTGACAAAACTTCTTGATAATTTGTTGGGAGAATGACCCAGTAAACAAGGTTAttaggaacatcttctcttGCAAACTCTAAAATATAAATCATATTTTGTGCAAACAAAAGTATTGGGGGGAatacttaccaaaaaaaaaagtattgggGAGAAACATAACAAAAAAGGGAAGGATATGATAAACCTTTCCGAATCCTTAAGCTCCTAAATGTCAGAAGAATAATCCTTATTCTTTTGAAGTTATGTAAAATAAAGACCTCAAACAGAGAGAACCCGACCTGTAACAAGCTCCCCCGAGGGAAACCTTATAACTGCTTGTACGGGTGCCTTATGAGCCTCCCAGTGTTCAGTAGGCTGGCCATTCCTCCATCGTATTAAGGTACTGCAAATAAGCATGAGATCATCAGGCCATATTTCATGTGCAAGCAGCAAAATCCATGAAACCAAGCCAATGCCATTTTACTCTGACTTGTctaagaaattcaaatatagCAAAACTTGGGAAACAGTGCCAATGGAAAAGTTAAAGTGAGCTAAATTGACTAGGCCTCAAAGCATGTTGAACTATAGCAAATGAAGGCCATTTGGTAGGGCTTTGATATTTCTCACAATATGAAAGCAGAgatttgagaagaaaatttaAACTTGCATTACACAATTAAAAACCAGTAAAGATAGAGTACTCTACTTTTCCACTACTATTGAGCCACGAAAGTAACAACAGGCACTAGATAGTAGATATATTCAACACCTCCAAGCCACaattaattaaacaaaaaaaaaaaatcagcaggtaagatttctccaaatggattgAACCACATATTAGCAATATTATGATGTTAATCACTTAATCTCACGACGTATAGACAAATACCAACAATGCACAATTTCTCTAGAACACCGGAGACATTATCATCTGCTTCGACTCACCAATCAACAGAGGCAGAAACAATGTCGTCGCCATCCAATGTGATGCCGGTAACTTGCATCTGATGGCCCTTCAATGTCCGTGCCTCTCCAGTCCTCAAATCCCAAACCATCACTAGAGTGTCCATCCCACCAGACACGATCCCACCCTCCGGAAGCTCCCCGCTTGGCGAAATCCATGCCAGGGGGCCCACAAAGCTCTTGTGCCCTAACAGCACTTTCGCCGCCTCGTATTTACGCTTATCGCTAGCGCTAGGAGTCCACAACCTCACCGTCCGATCCCTCGACGAAGTCGCTATGTTGCCGTCCCCGCACACGCATATACCACGAACCTAAGGATGAATCGACGGTGGCTCACATAGGCTTAGAAGAGTGGTGCATACATTCAATTCTAAAGCAAACGCAGGATGAGATCGCTTCACGGGAAATGCGGCACAATTCCACCAACGAAGAAATGACGGAAATTATCGCATGAACTTACATCGTCCTCGTGGCCACGAAGCTCGCACCGAAGCTGATAATCTTTGAAGTCGATATCCATCGCgcagagagacagacagacagacagacagagagttGATGAGTGAGGGAAACGAAGCTGACCAAATCAGCGTCGAGGCTTTGCTTCTTGCCCAAGCTCTTGAAATTCTTCTAGTGCAGGGCAGGCTCAGCATTTGATGCTGAGCAAGAACTCGGTTCGGACCGCCGGTCGAGTACATCAAACAAACCGAAGCTCGAGATC
It encodes the following:
- the LOC115735798 gene encoding phospholipase A-2-activating protein isoform X1; the protein is MDIDFKDYQLRCELRGHEDDVRGICVCGDGNIATSSRDRTVRLWTPSASDKRKYEAAKVLLGHKSFVGPLAWISPSGELPEGGIVSGGMDTLVMVWDLRTGEARTLKGHQMQVTGITLDGDDIVSASVDCTLIRWRNGQPTEHWEAHKAPVQAVIRFPSGELVTGSSDKTLKLWRGKTCTQTFVGHTDTVRGLAVMPDLGILSASHDGSIRLWAVSGECLMEMVDHTSIVYSVDSHASGLIVSGSEDGFAKIWKDGVCVQSIEHPGCVWDAKFLEDGEIVTACSDGAIRIWTNQQDRMADSAELELFDSGLSSYKRSRKRVGGLKLEELPGLEALQVPGTTDGQTKVIREGDNGVAYAWISSELKWDKIGEVVDGPEDSMKHPVLDGVQYDYVFDVDIGDGEPIRKLPYNRSDNPYDTADKWLLKENLPLSYRQQIVEFILANSGQSDFNLDSSFRDPYTGSSAYVPGAPSQLAAKQARPTFRHIPKKGMLVFDVAQFDGILKKINEFNNALLSNQEKKNLSLTDIEIARLGAIVKILKDTSHYHSSKFADADIDLMLKLLESWPCEMMFPVIDIFRMVILHPDGAAGLLRHLEGKEDVLMESIKRVTGNPSVPANFLTSIRAVTNLFRNSAYYNWLQKHRSEILDAFSSCSSSPNKNLQLSYSTLLLNYAVLLIEKKDEEGQSQVLSATLELAENESLEVDARFRALVAIGSLMLDGLVKRIALDFDVENIAKAARTSKEAKIAEVGADIELLIKHS
- the LOC115735798 gene encoding phospholipase A-2-activating protein isoform X2 encodes the protein MDIDFKDYQLRCELRGHEDDVRGICVCGDGNIATSSRDRTVRLWTPSASDKRKYEAAKVLLGHKSFVGPLAWISPSGELPEGGIVSGGMDTLVMVWDLRTGEARTLKGHQMQVTGITLDGDDIVSASVDCTLIRWRNGQPTEHWEAHKAPVQAVIRFPSGELVTGSSDKTLKLWRGKTCTQTFVGHTDTVRGLAVMPDLGILSASHDGSIRLWAVSGECLMEMVDHTSIVYSVDSHASGLIVSGSEDGFAKIWKDGVCVQSIEHPGCVWDAKFLEDGEIVTACSDGAIRIWTNQQDRMADSAELELFDSGLSSYKRSRKRVGGLKLEELPGLEALQVPGTTDGQTKVIREGDNGVAYAWISSELKWDKIGEVVDGPEDSMKHPVLDGVQYDYVFDVDIGDGEPIRKLPYNRSDNPYDTADKWLLKENLPLSYRQQIVEFILANSGQSDFNLDSSFRDPYTGSSAYVPGAPSQLAAKQARPTFRHIPKKGMLVFDVAQFDGILKKINEFNNALLSNQEKKNLSLTDIEIARLGAIVKILKDTSHYHSSKFADADIDLMLKLLESWPCEMMFPVIDIFRMVILHPDGAAGLLRHLEGKEDVLMESIKRVTGNPSVPANFLTSIRAVTNLFRNSAYYNWLQKHRSEILDAFSSCSSSPNKNLQLSYSTLLLNYAVLLIEKKDEEGQSQVLSATLEMLDGLVKRIALDFDVENIAKAARTSKEAKIAEVGADIELLIKHS
- the LOC115735798 gene encoding phospholipase A-2-activating protein isoform X3; protein product: MDIDFKDYQLRCELRGHEDDVRGICVCGDGNIATSSRDRTVRLWTPSASDKRKYEAAKVLLGHKSFVGPLAWISPSGELPEGGIVSGGMDTLVMVWDLRTGEARTLKGHQMQVTGITLDGDDIVSASVDCTLIRWRNGQPTEHWEAHKAPVQAVIRFPSGELVTGSSDKTLKLWRGKTCTQTFVGHTDTVRGLAVMPDLGILSASHDGSIRLWAVSGECLMEMVDHTSIVYSVDSHASGLIVSGSEDGFAKIWKDGVCVQSIEHPGCVWDAKFLEDGEIVTACSDGAIRIWTNQQDRMADSAELELFDSGLSSYKRSRKRVGGLKLEELPGLEALQVPGTTDGQTKVIREGDNGVAYAWISSELKWDKIGEVVDGPEDSMKHPVLDGVQYDYVFDVDIGDGEPIRKLPYNRSDNPYDTADKWLLKENLPLSYRQQIVEFILANSGQSDFNLDSSFRDPYTGSSAYVPGAPSQLAAKQARPTFRHIPKKGMLVFDVAQFDGILKKINEFNNALLSNQEKKNLSLTDIEIARLGAIVKILKDTSHYHSSKFADADIDLMLKLLESWPCEMMFPVIDIFRMVILHPDGAAGLLRHLEGKEDVLMESIKRVTGNPSVPANFLTSIRAVTNLFRNSAYYNWLQKHRSEILDAFSSCSSSPNKNLQLSYSTLLLKVQFYPSQLCCAID